From the genome of Kitasatospora acidiphila, one region includes:
- a CDS encoding M56 family metallopeptidase: MGPSFLAPLIVSGTLALAAPRLATRLAPRPAAWALATAGASAATTWLGALALLAFTGFGQIRAVADRGLWSVWYLRSQEPVSRLGAGLCGLLLLLGVALVLRASWRRGRVLLQARHRCRTLPVSGDLAVLDDPVPEAFALPGAPGRVVVSTGMLRVVAGVELAALMAHERAHLRHRHHRFLLAYQLCAAACPLLRPLAREGAFAVERWADEEGARAVGDRAAMARAVGRAALARKTDPGPQALPAATGGPVPRRMRALLAPPPATRRAPLAAAATLALGCLVSLGFAAHTTEDLFRAARHAYVQRHPGAGANGDRD, encoded by the coding sequence GTGGGCCCCAGTTTCCTCGCCCCGCTCATAGTCAGCGGCACCCTGGCCCTTGCCGCACCCCGCCTGGCCACCCGGTTGGCGCCCCGCCCGGCCGCCTGGGCGCTCGCCACCGCCGGCGCGTCGGCCGCGACGACCTGGCTGGGCGCCCTGGCGCTGCTGGCGTTCACCGGCTTCGGGCAGATCCGGGCGGTGGCCGACCGGGGGCTCTGGTCGGTCTGGTACCTGCGCAGCCAGGAGCCGGTCAGCCGGCTGGGGGCGGGCCTGTGCGGCCTGCTGCTGCTCCTCGGGGTGGCCCTGGTGCTGCGCGCCTCCTGGCGGCGCGGCCGGGTGCTGCTGCAAGCCCGGCACCGCTGCCGCACCCTGCCGGTCTCCGGCGACCTGGCGGTGCTCGACGATCCGGTCCCCGAGGCGTTCGCACTGCCCGGCGCCCCCGGGCGGGTGGTGGTGTCAACGGGGATGCTGCGCGTGGTGGCGGGGGTCGAGCTGGCCGCACTGATGGCGCATGAGCGGGCCCATCTGCGCCATCGCCACCACCGCTTCCTGCTCGCCTACCAGCTGTGCGCCGCCGCCTGCCCGCTGCTGCGCCCGCTGGCGCGGGAGGGTGCCTTCGCCGTCGAGCGCTGGGCGGACGAGGAGGGGGCCCGGGCGGTCGGCGACCGGGCCGCCATGGCCCGTGCCGTGGGCCGGGCCGCGCTGGCCCGCAAGACCGACCCCGGGCCGCAGGCGCTGCCGGCGGCCACCGGCGGTCCGGTGCCGCGCCGGATGCGGGCGCTGCTCGCGCCGCCGCCGGCCACCCGCCGGGCGCCGCTGGCCGCCGCCGCGACGCTGGCGCTAGGGTGCCTGGTCAGCCTCGGGTTCGCCGCGCACACCACGGAGGACCTGTTCCGGGCGGCACGGCACGCGTACGTCCAGCGGCACCCGGGGGCCGGCGCCAACGGCGACCGCGACTGA
- a CDS encoding alpha/beta fold hydrolase, with amino-acid sequence MSQELMPTVLRAAAANDLPDPQALRQLPHPTLVLAWDTDPSHPVATAEALADLLPDAEVHISRDLADIRTGGARAAEFLAG; translated from the coding sequence GTGTCGCAGGAGCTGATGCCGACCGTGCTGCGCGCGGCCGCCGCCAACGACCTGCCCGACCCGCAGGCCCTGCGTCAACTGCCGCACCCCACACTGGTGCTGGCCTGGGACACCGACCCGAGCCACCCGGTCGCCACCGCCGAGGCCCTCGCCGACCTGCTCCCCGACGCCGAGGTGCACATCTCCCGTGACCTCGCCGACATCCGCACCGGGGGCGCCCGCGCGGCGGAGTTCCTGGCCGGGTGA
- a CDS encoding isochorismatase family protein, whose amino-acid sequence MHRALIVVDVQKDFCEGGSVPVKGGAERAGAIAALANRARGARYAHVVATRDHHIDPGGHFSDHPDFRDSFPVHCVAGSAGSEFHPAFQPAMASGAVDEVFYKGAHSASKSGFEGAAVDGTGLAAWLHAHQVSKIDVVGIATDHCVKATALDGVKAGFEARVLLDYTAGVAHDSTEAAMAEMRDAGIELTGAPVVLV is encoded by the coding sequence GTGCACCGTGCACTGATCGTCGTAGACGTACAGAAGGACTTCTGTGAAGGAGGGAGCGTTCCGGTGAAGGGCGGCGCGGAGCGGGCCGGTGCGATCGCCGCGCTGGCCAACCGGGCCCGGGGCGCGCGGTACGCGCACGTGGTGGCCACCCGTGATCACCACATCGACCCGGGCGGACACTTCTCCGACCACCCGGACTTCCGCGACTCCTTCCCCGTGCACTGCGTGGCCGGCAGCGCCGGCAGCGAGTTCCACCCCGCCTTCCAGCCCGCGATGGCGTCGGGGGCGGTCGACGAGGTGTTCTACAAGGGCGCGCACTCCGCCTCCAAGAGCGGCTTCGAGGGGGCGGCGGTGGACGGCACCGGGCTCGCCGCCTGGCTGCACGCCCACCAGGTCAGCAAGATCGACGTGGTCGGCATCGCCACCGACCACTGTGTGAAGGCGACCGCGCTGGACGGTGTCAAGGCCGGCTTCGAAGCCCGGGTGCTGCTCGACTACACGGCCGGCGTCGCCCACGACAGCACCGAGGCCGCGATGGCCGAGATGCGGGACGCCGGCATCGAGCTGACCGGTGCGCCGGTGGTGCTCGTCTGA
- a CDS encoding phosphatase PAP2 family protein gives MTLTPTTRPPTAEAAAAPAGRPGRRGLLPAGWIRVGRPAWWAELVLIIVGWVLYNDTRNAVPGQRDAALRRAGEVLGFEKHLHLSFEQWANHTADHTTWLIVGMNYYYATLYMVGLIGVLLWLYWRHPEQYRAARTALCVTSGSALLGFYFFALAPPRFLANAGFIDTVVKHHTWGSWASGSVDTVSNQYAAMPSIHVAWASWCGIVMFRLAKNQLVRALGVVFPLTTFAVIVCTGNHFEADAVAGATIAFLGFGVQRLLTGRPAFPPRG, from the coding sequence ATGACGCTCACGCCCACCACCCGACCACCGACCGCGGAGGCCGCGGCCGCCCCGGCCGGTAGACCGGGACGCCGCGGCCTGCTGCCCGCCGGCTGGATCCGGGTCGGACGGCCTGCGTGGTGGGCCGAGCTGGTGCTGATCATCGTGGGCTGGGTGCTCTACAACGACACCCGCAACGCCGTGCCCGGCCAGCGGGACGCGGCGCTGCGGCGGGCGGGCGAGGTGCTGGGCTTCGAGAAGCACCTGCACCTGAGCTTCGAGCAGTGGGCCAACCACACGGCCGACCACACCACGTGGCTGATCGTCGGGATGAACTACTACTACGCCACGCTCTACATGGTCGGCCTGATCGGCGTGCTGCTCTGGCTCTACTGGCGCCACCCCGAACAGTACCGGGCCGCACGCACGGCGCTCTGCGTCACCTCGGGCTCCGCGCTGCTCGGCTTCTACTTCTTCGCGCTGGCCCCGCCGCGCTTCCTGGCCAACGCGGGCTTCATCGACACGGTGGTGAAGCACCACACCTGGGGCTCCTGGGCGTCCGGTTCGGTGGACACCGTCTCCAACCAGTACGCCGCGATGCCGTCCATCCATGTGGCCTGGGCCTCGTGGTGCGGCATCGTGATGTTCCGGCTCGCCAAGAACCAGCTGGTGCGGGCGCTGGGTGTGGTGTTCCCGCTGACCACGTTCGCGGTGATCGTCTGCACCGGCAACCACTTCGAGGCCGACGCCGTCGCGGGCGCGACGATCGCGTTCCTCGGCTTCGGTGTGCAGCGGCTGCTCACCGGCCGCCCGGCCTTCCCACCCCGCGGCTGA
- a CDS encoding TetR family transcriptional regulator, which yields MTTADFIRARSPEAKRAREDAILAAAAHLAAANGVREVTVTAIADEVGMHKSAMLRYFETREDIFLRLAANAWQDWSAEVRGRLDAITPCLAAGGPVWDRTAHSIADALARSLVARPLFCDLLAHTPLNLERNVSTESVRAFKKTAIAEVTKISAALGTVTPLGPDQALNVVTTATSMAGSLWQMAAPGTRLRAFYETDPELAHSVVDVEPRLADILAALLTGYAAASGAARAPEH from the coding sequence ATGACCACGGCTGACTTCATACGAGCCCGTAGCCCCGAGGCCAAGCGGGCCCGCGAGGATGCGATCCTCGCGGCGGCGGCACACCTGGCGGCCGCGAACGGCGTCCGGGAGGTGACCGTGACCGCCATCGCCGACGAAGTCGGCATGCACAAGTCCGCGATGCTGCGCTACTTCGAGACGCGCGAGGACATCTTCCTGCGCCTGGCGGCGAACGCCTGGCAGGACTGGTCAGCCGAGGTGCGCGGCCGCCTCGATGCCATCACGCCCTGCCTGGCCGCCGGCGGGCCGGTGTGGGACCGGACCGCCCACTCGATCGCCGACGCCTTGGCCCGGTCACTGGTGGCCCGGCCGCTGTTCTGCGACCTGCTGGCACACACCCCGCTGAACCTGGAACGCAACGTCTCCACCGAGAGCGTCCGGGCGTTCAAGAAGACCGCCATCGCGGAGGTCACGAAGATCAGTGCCGCCCTGGGCACGGTCACCCCGCTCGGCCCCGACCAGGCGCTCAACGTCGTGACGACCGCCACCTCGATGGCCGGATCCCTGTGGCAGATGGCCGCGCCCGGCACGCGTCTGCGCGCCTTCTACGAGACCGACCCCGAACTGGCCCACTCCGTCGTCGACGTCGAGCCCCGGCTGGCCGACATCCTGGCCGCCCTGCTCACCGGCTACGCCGCCGCTTCGGGGGCGGCGCGGGCACCGGAGCACTGA
- a CDS encoding TetR/AcrR family transcriptional regulator, whose protein sequence is MAMPNGSPGLRESKKQRTHQHLAETALRLFLAHGFDAVSVADVAAAAEVSKPTLFRYFAGKEDLVLCRFADHQDEAARIVRARATGATPVRALHEHFLAALRDHDPITGLCDSPEVVAFQHLLYSTPALQSRLQHYTDREIELLTEALRPAAPDGLSARLAACHLVTVRHELGQQNWHRIAAGRLAAAVLPEALADADRAFGMLSGGLDDCFQQRG, encoded by the coding sequence ATGGCCATGCCGAACGGATCCCCCGGACTACGGGAGAGCAAGAAGCAACGCACCCATCAGCACCTCGCCGAGACGGCCCTGCGCCTCTTCCTCGCGCACGGCTTCGACGCGGTGTCGGTGGCCGATGTAGCCGCAGCCGCTGAGGTGTCCAAGCCGACCCTGTTCCGGTACTTCGCCGGCAAGGAGGACTTGGTGCTGTGCCGCTTCGCCGACCACCAGGACGAGGCGGCCCGGATCGTGCGGGCCCGCGCCACCGGCGCCACGCCCGTGCGGGCATTGCACGAACACTTCCTGGCGGCCCTGCGCGACCATGACCCGATCACCGGGCTCTGCGACAGCCCCGAGGTGGTCGCCTTCCAGCACCTGCTCTACTCAACCCCCGCCCTGCAGAGTCGGCTCCAGCACTACACGGACCGCGAGATCGAGCTCCTCACCGAGGCCCTGCGGCCGGCCGCCCCCGACGGTCTCAGTGCCCGACTGGCCGCCTGCCATCTGGTGACGGTCCGCCATGAGCTCGGGCAGCAGAACTGGCACCGCATCGCCGCCGGCCGGCTGGCGGCAGCCGTCCTCCCGGAGGCACTGGCCGACGCCGACCGTGCGTTCGGCATGCTGTCCGGCGGACTGGACGACTGCTTTCAGCAGCGCGGTTGA
- a CDS encoding SDR family NAD(P)-dependent oxidoreductase, with amino-acid sequence MSTHTHAWFITGSSRGFGRSLAGAALAAGDQVVATARRPEQLADLVEKYGDRVLPVALDVTDAAAARAAFTAAREKFGRVDVVVNNAGYANTSAIESTSEDDFRRQFETNFWGVYNVSTAAIPVLRAQGGGTIVQFSSIGGRVGGNPGLGSYQAAKFAVDGFTRVLAAETAPFGIRCLVVEPGGFATDWAGASMKVPEVAPEYESTVGEMVRLFNGMSAPGDPDRAGEILVRLVKHPNLPSHLLLGAGAVQMAQDYSRGQLEEAAAWEPLSRSADFGQDYPVDLTGLAGLAQEAGQRR; translated from the coding sequence ATGAGTACACACACCCACGCCTGGTTCATCACTGGCTCCTCGCGCGGCTTCGGTCGCTCCCTCGCCGGCGCCGCCCTGGCGGCCGGCGATCAGGTCGTCGCGACCGCCCGCCGGCCCGAGCAGCTGGCCGACCTGGTCGAGAAGTACGGCGACCGCGTGCTCCCCGTGGCGCTCGACGTCACCGACGCCGCCGCGGCCCGGGCCGCGTTCACCGCGGCGCGGGAGAAGTTCGGCAGGGTCGACGTGGTGGTCAACAACGCGGGATACGCCAACACCTCGGCGATCGAGAGCACGTCCGAGGACGACTTCCGCCGTCAGTTCGAAACCAACTTCTGGGGCGTCTACAACGTCTCGACGGCCGCGATCCCGGTCCTCCGGGCGCAGGGCGGCGGGACGATCGTGCAGTTCTCCTCCATCGGCGGTCGCGTCGGCGGCAACCCCGGGCTCGGGTCCTACCAGGCGGCGAAGTTCGCCGTGGACGGCTTCACCCGGGTGCTGGCGGCCGAGACCGCGCCGTTCGGCATCAGGTGCCTGGTCGTGGAGCCGGGCGGCTTCGCCACGGACTGGGCCGGCGCCTCGATGAAGGTCCCGGAGGTCGCACCGGAGTACGAGTCGACGGTGGGCGAGATGGTGCGCCTGTTCAACGGCATGTCCGCCCCGGGTGACCCCGACCGTGCCGGCGAGATCCTGGTCCGCCTCGTCAAGCACCCGAACCTGCCCTCCCACCTCCTCCTCGGGGCCGGTGCCGTCCAGATGGCGCAGGACTACTCGCGCGGCCAGCTGGAGGAGGCGGCCGCCTGGGAGCCGCTGAGCCGGTCGGCCGACTTCGGCCAGGACTACCCGGTCGACCTCACGGGCCTCGCGGGCCTCGCGCAGGAAGCCGGGCAGCGGCGATAG
- a CDS encoding DUF5954 family protein — protein sequence MVNFADSAPAYLTIRVTTPDGPAAELADVEAWQARDGYPDLHSAGSPMYTVAREREEGGWQVVSSLGLTPQGTREVMGMLAREQAAEVAEAGDTETQQRYLAIAERLEWEKIDEVELDGRYRVIRVERFIRTGPDGPEPPRSSDFDDPDDPELRGRTGGPDPAEGFVLDPTVPTGMSEGILKTDLIQLVPGRARTSTATYDDAVQAGHTHPGVVLLPAAFSVAERQWGKWVPAGIVDCPTPFRARDVLSMHLRVADPVYRGLSQEEREAYAAAAEMLESTGCNELTVEDRFLRIIRVERMVRFGPDGPEGPRPSDPDPEDPVMVADQKLRAQGIDLDDDSPIVLNGPAKEFQQLFEAEMARRGKPALPLPDGAAQDEAAGESAGEADPAGD from the coding sequence ATGGTGAACTTCGCTGACAGCGCTCCTGCTTACCTGACCATCCGGGTGACCACGCCGGACGGTCCGGCGGCGGAGCTCGCGGATGTCGAGGCATGGCAGGCGCGCGACGGATACCCCGACCTGCATTCGGCGGGCAGTCCGATGTACACGGTGGCCCGGGAGCGCGAGGAGGGCGGCTGGCAAGTCGTGTCGAGCCTCGGGCTCACCCCGCAGGGAACCCGCGAGGTGATGGGCATGCTGGCCCGCGAGCAGGCGGCCGAGGTGGCGGAGGCCGGCGACACCGAGACCCAGCAGCGGTACCTGGCGATCGCCGAGCGGCTGGAGTGGGAGAAGATCGACGAGGTGGAGCTGGACGGCCGCTACCGGGTGATCCGGGTGGAGCGGTTCATCCGCACCGGGCCGGACGGGCCGGAGCCGCCGCGCTCCAGCGACTTCGACGACCCGGACGACCCGGAACTGCGCGGCCGGACCGGCGGCCCGGACCCGGCGGAGGGCTTCGTCCTCGACCCCACCGTGCCGACCGGCATGTCCGAGGGCATCCTCAAGACCGACCTGATCCAGCTGGTCCCGGGACGGGCCCGCACCTCGACCGCCACCTACGACGACGCGGTGCAGGCCGGTCATACCCACCCCGGCGTGGTGCTGCTGCCCGCGGCGTTCTCGGTCGCCGAGCGGCAGTGGGGCAAGTGGGTGCCGGCCGGCATCGTGGACTGCCCCACGCCGTTCCGGGCCCGGGACGTGCTCTCGATGCACCTGCGGGTGGCCGATCCGGTCTACCGCGGGCTCTCCCAGGAGGAGCGCGAGGCGTATGCTGCGGCGGCCGAGATGCTGGAGAGCACCGGCTGCAACGAACTGACCGTCGAGGACCGGTTCCTGAGGATCATCCGGGTCGAACGGATGGTCCGGTTCGGGCCCGACGGGCCGGAGGGGCCGCGCCCGTCCGACCCGGACCCGGAGGATCCGGTGATGGTGGCGGACCAGAAGTTGCGTGCCCAGGGCATCGATCTGGACGACGACTCGCCGATCGTGCTGAACGGCCCGGCCAAGGAGTTCCAGCAGCTCTTCGAGGCCGAGATGGCGCGGCGCGGCAAGCCGGCCCTCCCGCTGCCGGACGGTGCGGCGCAGGACGAGGCGGCGGGCGAATCGGCGGGCGAGGCGGACCCGGCCGGCGACTGA
- a CDS encoding MBL fold metallo-hydrolase: protein MTEVAQNVFSFEGTAVNWIILRDGRDLTLIDGGWPGDAPAVEESIRSLGCRPQDVQAVLLTHAHVDHMGAVKDLHRRFGIPVYTGDVEVRHARREFLEQATVADVQKAPQELLLPWMERVLRVGALDDPAIPDATPIPPGPLDLPGGPVALPAPGHTTGHLAFHLPGPGALVTGDALVTGHALSPIEGPQLIPWFFTHSEPEARATLAAFETLDVDLILPGHGEPANLPIAEAVAIARRNAAQTAAERGLS, encoded by the coding sequence ATGACCGAAGTAGCCCAGAACGTCTTCTCTTTCGAAGGCACGGCCGTCAACTGGATCATCCTGCGGGACGGCCGCGACCTGACGCTGATCGACGGCGGCTGGCCCGGGGACGCGCCGGCCGTAGAGGAGTCGATCCGCTCGCTGGGCTGCCGCCCGCAGGACGTCCAGGCGGTGCTGCTGACCCATGCGCACGTCGACCACATGGGTGCCGTCAAGGACCTGCACCGCCGGTTCGGCATCCCGGTGTACACGGGTGACGTCGAAGTGCGGCACGCCCGGCGGGAGTTCCTCGAACAGGCGACGGTGGCGGACGTGCAGAAGGCGCCGCAGGAGCTGCTGCTGCCGTGGATGGAGCGAGTGCTGCGGGTCGGGGCACTGGACGACCCCGCGATCCCGGACGCCACCCCGATCCCGCCGGGCCCCCTCGACCTGCCCGGCGGACCGGTCGCACTGCCGGCCCCCGGGCACACCACCGGCCACCTCGCCTTCCACCTGCCCGGACCGGGGGCCCTGGTCACCGGTGACGCACTGGTGACCGGGCACGCGCTGTCGCCGATCGAGGGCCCGCAGCTGATCCCGTGGTTCTTCACCCACTCGGAGCCCGAGGCGCGCGCCACCCTCGCCGCCTTCGAAACCCTGGACGTCGACCTCATCCTGCCCGGGCACGGCGAACCCGCCAACCTGCCCATCGCCGAGGCCGTCGCCATCGCCCGGCGGAACGCGGCCCAGACCGCCGCCGAGCGCGGGCTCAGCTGA
- a CDS encoding PadR family transcriptional regulator, whose protein sequence is MQEPTLLLLTALADAPRHGYALIQEIAAISAGRVTMRTGTLYGALERLLGQGLIRVESEEIVDGRARRSYALTDSGRQALAAEADRLRAVATEAQRRLSIRPRPRPQNRGAFAS, encoded by the coding sequence ATGCAGGAGCCCACGCTGCTCCTGCTCACCGCGCTGGCCGATGCCCCACGGCACGGCTATGCACTCATCCAGGAGATCGCCGCCATCTCCGCCGGCCGCGTCACGATGCGCACCGGGACCCTCTACGGGGCCCTGGAGCGGCTGCTCGGCCAGGGCCTGATCCGAGTCGAGAGCGAGGAGATCGTGGACGGCCGCGCCCGCCGCAGCTACGCGCTCACCGACTCCGGACGGCAGGCGCTGGCCGCCGAGGCCGACCGGCTGCGTGCCGTCGCCACCGAGGCGCAGCGGCGGCTCTCGATCCGTCCCCGTCCCCGTCCGCAGAACCGAGGAGCGTTCGCATCATGA
- a CDS encoding SDR family NAD(P)-dependent oxidoreductase, protein MTERLAVVSGGGTGIGKAIARRLAGDGHRVVVLGRRTEVLERAREEIDEAVGAARVVPVGVDLTDARQVEAAVQRIAPLGPVDVLVNNAGAVITAPADDSLPALAEAWRRDLDTNLVTAVLLTTALLDRLRRPGGRLIVISSAAAQRGGAGSHSAGSYAAAKAALHGWAFGLTRQLGPDGITVNVLAPGYVADTEIFGDRWSERFHAEKVADTLVGRAGTPEDVAAAVAYLGSPRRAISPAR, encoded by the coding sequence ATGACGGAACGGCTCGCGGTGGTGTCGGGCGGCGGCACGGGGATCGGCAAGGCGATCGCACGCCGGCTGGCCGGCGACGGGCACCGGGTGGTGGTCCTGGGACGGCGCACCGAGGTGCTGGAACGGGCCCGCGAGGAGATCGACGAGGCGGTCGGCGCCGCCCGAGTGGTACCGGTCGGCGTCGACCTGACGGACGCTCGGCAAGTCGAGGCGGCCGTCCAGCGGATCGCCCCGCTCGGCCCGGTGGACGTGCTGGTCAACAACGCCGGCGCCGTGATCACCGCCCCCGCAGACGACTCGCTGCCCGCGCTCGCCGAGGCCTGGCGACGCGACCTGGACACCAACCTGGTGACGGCCGTGCTGCTGACCACTGCCCTGCTGGACCGGCTGCGCCGCCCCGGCGGCCGACTGATCGTGATCAGCTCCGCCGCTGCCCAGCGCGGTGGCGCCGGCTCGCACTCGGCCGGCTCGTACGCCGCCGCGAAGGCCGCGCTGCACGGGTGGGCGTTCGGTCTGACCCGGCAGCTCGGGCCGGACGGCATCACGGTGAACGTGCTGGCACCCGGCTATGTCGCCGACACCGAGATCTTCGGCGACCGCTGGAGCGAGCGCTTCCACGCCGAGAAGGTTGCGGACACCCTGGTCGGCCGCGCCGGCACCCCCGAGGACGTGGCGGCCGCCGTCGCCTACCTCGGCTCCCCGAGGCGGGCTATCTCACCGGCCAGGTGA
- a CDS encoding BlaI/MecI/CopY family transcriptional regulator, which translates to MTDRQVPGGRRAAGQLEGVVLAVLWAAGGPLTASQVNTLLPGDLAYTTVVTILSRLHDKGTLRRERVGRGYAYAPVRDEAAHTASQMHSLLQRGSDRGAVLARFVSDLTDEDEELVQRLLAAHVDPVHGAAGHAGTSHRGGHDNPKG; encoded by the coding sequence ATGACGGATCGACAGGTCCCGGGCGGGCGCCGGGCGGCCGGGCAGCTGGAGGGCGTGGTACTGGCCGTGCTCTGGGCAGCCGGCGGCCCGCTGACCGCGTCCCAGGTGAACACCCTGCTGCCCGGCGACCTCGCCTACACCACGGTGGTCACCATCCTGTCCCGCCTGCACGACAAGGGCACCCTGCGCCGCGAGCGGGTCGGCCGCGGCTACGCCTACGCCCCGGTGCGGGACGAGGCCGCGCACACCGCCAGCCAGATGCACTCACTGCTGCAGCGCGGTTCGGACCGCGGGGCGGTGCTGGCCCGGTTCGTCTCGGACCTCACCGACGAGGACGAGGAACTGGTGCAGCGCCTGCTCGCCGCCCACGTCGACCCGGTCCACGGCGCCGCGGGCCATGCCGGCACGAGCCACCGCGGCGGCCACGACAACCCGAAGGGCTGA
- a CDS encoding PIG-L deacetylase family protein, with the protein MATVVAFHAHPDDEVLLTGGTLARAAAAGHRVAVVVATDQIGERGPGESPRLAELRASAEVLGVARVVHLGYADSGHGPVLYPDPPDRIRFARAEPADAAAKLAAILCEEKAELLLSYDAAGGYGHQDHVKVHQVGRLAAELAGVGRVLEGTLPREGVARLVRTIRLLRIPFRYDPEVLGNAFTPRSAITHRIDVRRYAGQKQRALAAHRSQVSGTGRLAPVMRALVRMPAPLFGLLLGREWYAEVGAAGGRAPLGDIFQPVVRGARAGRV; encoded by the coding sequence ATGGCAACCGTCGTGGCTTTCCACGCCCATCCGGATGACGAAGTGCTGCTGACCGGCGGCACGTTGGCGCGAGCCGCCGCGGCGGGGCACCGGGTGGCGGTCGTGGTGGCCACCGACCAGATCGGCGAGCGCGGCCCGGGGGAGTCGCCGCGGCTGGCCGAACTGCGGGCCAGCGCCGAGGTGTTGGGTGTGGCCCGGGTGGTGCATCTGGGCTACGCGGACAGCGGGCACGGCCCGGTGCTCTACCCCGACCCGCCGGATCGCATCCGCTTCGCCCGCGCCGAACCGGCCGATGCCGCAGCGAAGTTGGCCGCCATCCTGTGCGAGGAGAAGGCCGAGCTGCTGCTCAGCTATGACGCGGCGGGCGGCTACGGGCACCAGGACCACGTCAAGGTGCACCAGGTCGGCCGGCTGGCCGCCGAACTGGCAGGCGTGGGGCGGGTACTGGAGGGCACGCTGCCGCGTGAGGGGGTGGCCCGACTGGTGCGGACGATCCGGCTGCTGCGCATCCCGTTCCGCTACGACCCCGAGGTGCTGGGCAACGCCTTCACGCCGCGGTCGGCGATCACCCACCGGATCGACGTGCGGCGCTACGCCGGGCAGAAGCAGCGGGCGCTGGCCGCGCACCGCTCGCAGGTGTCGGGGACCGGCCGGCTGGCTCCGGTGATGCGGGCGCTGGTCCGGATGCCGGCGCCGCTGTTCGGGCTGCTGCTCGGGCGGGAGTGGTACGCCGAGGTGGGGGCGGCGGGCGGGCGCGCGCCGCTCGGTGACATCTTCCAGCCGGTGGTACGCGGGGCGCGGGCGGGGCGTGTGTGA
- a CDS encoding class I SAM-dependent methyltransferase, giving the protein MTDIDQQLEYWDTTGAVKTFTHPVAAEWLAGLGDDARVLDYGCGYGRLAGQLQELGFRMIEGVDLSPALVARARTTCPGARFSVLTDPPRLDLPDGGTDLALLFAVLTCIPTDEGQCGVVDELRRVLRPGGLLYLSDYCLQPDERNQARYDRFSAKYGSYGVFETGDGAVCRHHAPEWLGELLAGFEVVRTREIDVATMNGHPARISQWLLSRTDA; this is encoded by the coding sequence ATGACCGACATCGATCAGCAGTTGGAGTACTGGGACACCACCGGCGCGGTGAAGACCTTCACGCACCCGGTGGCAGCGGAGTGGCTGGCCGGGCTAGGCGACGATGCCCGGGTGCTCGACTACGGGTGCGGGTACGGGCGGTTGGCGGGGCAGCTCCAGGAGCTCGGCTTCCGCATGATCGAGGGAGTGGACCTCTCCCCCGCCCTGGTCGCCCGGGCTCGCACCACGTGTCCCGGTGCCCGGTTCAGCGTGCTCACCGACCCGCCGCGGCTCGATCTCCCGGACGGCGGCACGGACTTGGCCCTGCTGTTCGCCGTTCTCACCTGCATCCCCACCGACGAGGGCCAGTGCGGGGTGGTCGATGAACTGCGCCGGGTGCTGCGTCCCGGCGGGCTGCTGTACCTCAGTGACTACTGCCTCCAGCCGGACGAGCGCAACCAGGCCCGCTATGACCGGTTTTCGGCGAAGTACGGCAGCTACGGCGTCTTCGAGACCGGTGACGGCGCGGTCTGCCGTCACCATGCGCCGGAGTGGCTGGGTGAGTTGCTCGCCGGGTTCGAGGTGGTCCGCACCCGTGAGATCGACGTCGCCACCATGAACGGCCATCCGGCACGCATCAGTCAGTGGCTGCTCTCCCGAACGGACGCCTGA
- a CDS encoding MarR family winged helix-turn-helix transcriptional regulator → MGMPVSERLGIDIRHAEQELMAAKRAAVDPAGLTVPQYATLFVLAENSGISGAALARACNVTPQAMAVVLKNLTDRGLVERAPHRWHGNVLETRLTEAGRTALELADARASAIEQAIADELTAAEREQLRALLGRCTAAIQRAAGEQRPG, encoded by the coding sequence ATGGGAATGCCGGTCAGTGAACGCCTCGGAATCGACATCCGCCACGCCGAGCAGGAGCTGATGGCGGCGAAGCGGGCCGCAGTGGACCCGGCCGGGCTCACCGTGCCGCAGTACGCCACGCTCTTCGTGCTCGCCGAGAACTCCGGGATCAGCGGCGCCGCACTGGCCCGAGCGTGCAACGTCACGCCGCAGGCGATGGCCGTGGTGCTGAAGAACCTCACCGACCGCGGGCTGGTCGAGCGCGCCCCGCACCGCTGGCACGGGAACGTGCTGGAGACCCGCCTCACCGAAGCCGGCCGCACCGCACTCGAGTTGGCGGACGCCCGGGCCAGCGCCATCGAGCAGGCCATCGCCGATGAGCTGACCGCCGCGGAGCGCGAGCAACTGCGCGCCCTGCTCGGCCGCTGCACGGCGGCGATCCAGCGTGCCGCCGGGGAGCAGCGCCCGGGCTAG